The Stigmatella aurantiaca DW4/3-1 genome contains the following window.
GAGAGCTTGCGCGGCTCGTGGGTGAGGATCTCCAGCAGGCGGGCCGACGAGTACACCGCGTCATCGAAGCCGAAGTAGCGGTTCTTGAAGAAGATGTGGCCGCTCATCTCTCCGGCCAGCTCGGCGTGCGTCTCCTTCATCTTCGCCTTGATGAGCGAGTGGCCCGCCTTCCACATCACCGGCTTGCCGCCGTGCTTGGCGATGTCGTCATAGAGCGTGTAGCTGCACTTCACCTCGCCGACGATGGCCGCGCCCGGGCTCTCCTTCAGCACATAGCGGCTGAAGAGCACCATGAGCTGATCGCCCCAGAGAATGTTGCCCTGGTCATCGATGACGCCAATGCGGTCGCTGTCGCCGTCGTAGGCAATGCCCACCTCGGCCTTCTCGCGCTTCACCGCGGCGATCAGGTCCTCGAGGTTCTCCACCACGGTGGGGTCCGGGTGGTGGTTGGGGAAGGTGGCGTCCATCTCGCAGAACAGGGGCACCACATCGAAGCCCATGGCCCGGAACAGCGGCACCGCCACGGCGCCCCCGGTGCCATTGCCCGCGTCGATGACAATGCGCATCCCCTTGCGGCCCACCTTCACCGTCTGCTGGATGAAGTGGTTGTAGGGGGTGATGATGTCGTAGGGCGTCACGGTGCCCGGCGTGTGGCCCACCACGAAGTCACGGCGCTCGATGCTCTGGCGCAGCGCCTGGATCTCCGGGCCGTGAAAGGTCGTCTTCCCCACGCCAATCTTGAAGCCGTTGTACTCGGGCGGGTTGTGGCTGCCGGTGATCATCGCCAGGCCATCCACCGGCAGCGTGTTGGCGGCGAAGTAGGTCAGCGGCGTGGGCACAACGCCCACATCCAGCACGTGGAGGCCCGTCGACGTCAATCCGCGGCACAGTGCATCCCGGAACCGGGTGGAGGACTCGCGGCAGTCGCGCCCCACGGCAATGGAGCGCCCATCCTGGCGGCGGATGGCGGACCCCAGGCCCTTGCCCAGCAGCTCCACCACCTCTTCGGTGAGATCCTTGTCCACCAAGCCACGGATGTCGTACTCGCGAAAAATGTGCGTATTCATTGAATGAGTCTTCGAGGTTCCCCTGCCTGCGGGAGAGGGCACAGAGGGCGGCGGACTCTACACAACGCAGGGCCCGCCGGGTACGGCCCTCCATCAATTGGAACCTCAACCAAGCCGGTCCCCCCAAAAGTCCTGCCCTACTCAGGATTTAACAGACTAAACTGAAAAAATGAAGAACCTCAGGAAGACGTTCCGGCTCACCGCCCTGGTGCTGTCTGGGCTCATGGGAAGCGCGTGTGAAAGCACCCAGCCCGAGGAGGGCGCGCCAGAGGGGCCCGCGCCGGAAGCCGGCGAGGAGCGGCCTGGCGAAGTTCCGGACACGTACGACGCCGTGGACTGCCCCGCGGGCAACACCGCGGCCCTCCAGGATCTGGGAGATGACCTGCCGGACGGCACGGGCACCTCCGTGTCCACCATGAGCATCCTGAACGTGGGCGGCACGGGCTCGTACCAGCGCGTGACGAACATGCTGCCCGGCGTCTGGGGACAGTCCTGTCCCTCGAATGCCTGTCAGAAGGCCACCTCGAACGTGAGCGGCGCACTCGCGCCCTTCAACGAGGAGCTGACGGTCAACTTCCGCGGGCCGATGGAGCTGTATGACATCGCGGTCTACAAGCCGGACGCCGCGTCCTGGAAGCGCGTGTCCTCGTGGAACCGCTGCGCCTCCACGAACCTCACCTTCTTCAACAACCTGGGGGGCACGGGCAGCGGGGAGTGGACCCTGTGCGGCGGCAACAGCCAGAGCTACGCCTCCGCGGACGCGAAGACGGCCGTCGCGGCCCCCACGCGCTTCACCGGCACGCTCGGCAACCGGGTGGAGATGAACATCCTGGCGGATCAGCCCTGCGTGGGCACGGGGGATGCCAGCGAGTGCGGCTTCTACCGGGGCGTCACCCGCCACGGCTGGGCGGGCGCGAAGCTGTTCGCCATCCGGGCGCGCATGCCGCGCTACACGGGGCCCATCACCGAGTACTACGACGATGTGCCCGCCATCTGGATGCTCAACGCGCGCGTGGTGCGCACCGCGCAGTATGGCTGCAACTGCCGGGGCATGGGCTCCCCGGGCGGCTGCGGTGAGCTGGACGTGGCCGAGGTGCTCCACGGCGAGCACCCCATGCACGCCACCAGCACCATCTACTCCTTCGAGGGGGCCACCGGCAGCGGGCCGAACTACTTCATGCGCCCGGTGAAGGAGAGCGCCACCTTCATCGTCCTCTTCGACGCGAGCGGGAAGGTGCAGATGCTGCGGCTCAAGGCCGATGCCTTCAACTTCGCCGACACCGTCTCCAATGCCACCGTCTCCGAGTGGCTGGCGCGAAAGGGCGTCACGATGTCCCTGCCGTGAGCCCCCTCGCGGCCCCGCTCAGATTTCGTGGTAGGTCCACTCGAAGACGAGGACCTTGAACGACTGCGGAAAGAGGATGACGTTCAGGGAGCGGGAGTTGTCCCCATTCGGGCCCGTCGAGAAGAAGCGCCGGTAGCGCTTCACCTGAACGTTCCCGGTGCCGTTGCCATAGGTGGCCCGCAAGTCCGCGAGCAGCGGCAGGTAGGGGTGGCCAATGGACGCCTGGAACGCCTCGTAGGTGAGCACGGCCGGCGCTGGGTCCGTGCGGTAGCCCGCGTACGCTCCCTGCGCCAGCACCGCCGCGGCGGCCCGCTCCAGCGAAGCCTCGGTCGAGTACGGCCAGGCGAAGTCAGACCGGCTCAGGTAGGCATACACGTTCTCATACGTGGCGTTGCCCGCGTCCAACGCCGTCTGAAGTGAGGGGGCCAGCGGCTGCTTCACCAGCGCCAGCGTGTATCCGGAAGGGGCGGGCGGCGGCTGAGGAATGCACGCGCCCCCCACGCAATCCACCTGCAACCGGTAATGCATGCCCGCCGCGTTCCCCCAGCCCACCACTGCCAGGTATTCGCCCGCCTGTGTCAGCGTGGCCAGCCCCACCTTGCTCAGCTCGCCGTATCCCGAGTCATCGTCCTGGAACAGCACGGTGGGGCCATACGCGCCCTGGGCATCCTTCGGGCCATA
Protein-coding sequences here:
- a CDS encoding phosphomannomutase/phosphoglucomutase, translated to MNTHIFREYDIRGLVDKDLTEEVVELLGKGLGSAIRRQDGRSIAVGRDCRESSTRFRDALCRGLTSTGLHVLDVGVVPTPLTYFAANTLPVDGLAMITGSHNPPEYNGFKIGVGKTTFHGPEIQALRQSIERRDFVVGHTPGTVTPYDIITPYNHFIQQTVKVGRKGMRIVIDAGNGTGGAVAVPLFRAMGFDVVPLFCEMDATFPNHHPDPTVVENLEDLIAAVKREKAEVGIAYDGDSDRIGVIDDQGNILWGDQLMVLFSRYVLKESPGAAIVGEVKCSYTLYDDIAKHGGKPVMWKAGHSLIKAKMKETHAELAGEMSGHIFFKNRYFGFDDAVYSSARLLEILTHEPRKLSELLADVPKTYASPELRVDTREEKKFELVRRATDTLRAAGHDIVDVDGVRVTFPDGWGLIRASNTQPILVLRFEASTPERLQEIQQLIEGTVARVKREAGA
- a CDS encoding DUF2403 domain-containing lipoprotein is translated as MKNLRKTFRLTALVLSGLMGSACESTQPEEGAPEGPAPEAGEERPGEVPDTYDAVDCPAGNTAALQDLGDDLPDGTGTSVSTMSILNVGGTGSYQRVTNMLPGVWGQSCPSNACQKATSNVSGALAPFNEELTVNFRGPMELYDIAVYKPDAASWKRVSSWNRCASTNLTFFNNLGGTGSGEWTLCGGNSQSYASADAKTAVAAPTRFTGTLGNRVEMNILADQPCVGTGDASECGFYRGVTRHGWAGAKLFAIRARMPRYTGPITEYYDDVPAIWMLNARVVRTAQYGCNCRGMGSPGGCGELDVAEVLHGEHPMHATSTIYSFEGATGSGPNYFMRPVKESATFIVLFDASGKVQMLRLKADAFNFADTVSNATVSEWLARKGVTMSLP